Proteins encoded within one genomic window of Mya arenaria isolate MELC-2E11 chromosome 13, ASM2691426v1:
- the LOC128215396 gene encoding low-density lipoprotein receptor-related protein 1-like, with product MTWIPIILVGFLLPWILQTLEFDSAMDVCHKRDRFFCNVSKRCLNKYRLCDGVNNCVHGEYESPPACDMETCRQNGKIFCNVSMQCIKKPYVCDGEKDCVNGEDESPPACALKRSCVSKWSLDVGCLGKCKPGYFGQYCEETCSKECLKKACNKSSGICKDCTRTYLEGCTQECGQGCREKDGFPRCDRKSGKCLNGCVFNHYGNFCNVSCRNCKRNSSVVLCDSNGVCLYGCENGYWDKKCNSKCSANCESNAYENRCNSSTGECLNGCTRGWSGLFCGDVSSLQATSTKLTDKENVNSLNTTLIAISAMFTVVVVVGGIICYVWGRKRFIRQQNERIEPGQVFPVGVPPRQQQSGYRERQNSNVYADIHDDTMEERHYICEQDNMNEVNPRRSVVESDSSIELNAARKSKKEEGLFGDLGQFQVDYIHAIAREESDNKLGQHTMESPL from the exons ATGACTTGGATACCAATTATTCTAGTT GGATTTTTACTACCATGGATATTGCAGACGTTAGAGTTTGATTCAG CCATGGATGTATGCCATAAGAGGGACAGGTTTTTCTGTAACGTTTCCAAACGGTGCCTTAACAAATATCGTTTATGTGACGGAGTTAACAACTGTGTACACGGTGAATATGAATCTCCACCTGCTTGTG ACATGGAAACATGCCGTCAAAATGGCAAGATTTTTTGTAACGTCTCCATGCAGTGCATAAAAAAACCTTACGTCTGTGACGGAGAAAAAGACTGTGTAAACGGGGAAGATGAATCTCCCCCAGCCTGTG CTCTCAAACGAAGTTGTGTTTCGAAGTGGTCATTAGACGTAGGTTGCTTGGGTAAATGTAAACCTGGTTATTTTGGACAGTATTGCGAGGAAACTTGTTCAAAAGAATGCTTAAAAAAGGCATGTAATAAATCAAGTGGAATTTGTAAGGACTGTACACGAACGTATTTAGAAGGTTGTACACAAGAATGTGGACAAGGATGTCGAGAAAAAGACGGTTTCCCGCGGTGTGACAGAAAAAGTGGCAAATGCTTGAATGGCTGTGTTTTCAATCACTATGGAAACTTTTGCAACGTTTCATGCAGAAACTGCAAACGAAATTCCTCAGTTGTCCTATGCGATAGTAACGGTGTATGTCTGTATGGATGTGAGAACGGTTATTGGGACAAGAAGTGCAACTCTAAATGCAGTGCCAACTGTGAAAGTAACGCATATGAAAACCGGTGTAATTCATCCACCGGGGAATGTTTAAACGGCTGTACTCGTGGGTGGAGTGGTTTATTCTGTGGGG aTGTGAGCAGTTTGCAAGCTACGTCTACAAAATTGACCGATAAAGAGAACGTCAACTCCTTAAATACAACTTTGATAGCCATATCAGCTATGTTCACTGTAGTTGTCGTTGTTGGCGGGATTATCTGCTACGTATGGGGTCGAAAAAG GTTTATCCGTCAGCAGAATGAACGCATTGAGCCAGGACAAGTATTTCCAGTTGGCGTTCCACCAAGGCAACAGCAATCCGGGTATCGTGAACGGCAAAACTCTAACGTGTATGCCGACATCCACGATG ATACCATGGAAGAAAGACATTACATCTGTGAGCAAGACAATATGAACGAAGTAAATCCCAGACGTAGCGTCGTAGAATCTGATAGCAGCATTGAATTGAACGCTGCCAGAAAAAGCAAAAAGGAGGAAGGACTATTTGGTGATTTAGGACAATTTCAAGTGGATTATATTCATGCTATTGCAAGGGAAGAATCTGATAACAAATTAGGTCAACACACTATGGAGTCTCCACTATAA